From a single Nymphaea colorata isolate Beijing-Zhang1983 chromosome 4, ASM883128v2, whole genome shotgun sequence genomic region:
- the LOC116253305 gene encoding uncharacterized protein LOC116253305 has protein sequence MAEGSTSAATGSPWESMITRIVGLLVELESLRQQITALNSSIEELVERFDFMGRMSTSSIEELTSLRERGAMEEEAAIDTYNERGRKLLSEVEVSKRLEEMETVRVGSGCRREEEEAEVCAVCMEGLETGCEVKLLACSHKYHRDCIGSWMAYKNLCPLCRCFFFLSLGTRHEGFD, from the exons ATGGCAGAGGGTTCTACTAGCGCAGCAACAGGCTCTCCATGGGAGTCCATGATCACGAGGATCGTCGGATTGCTCGTGGAGCTCGAGTCTTTGAGGCAACAGATCACGGCCCTCAACTCGAGCATCGAGGAGCTGGTCGAGCGTTTCGACTTCATGGGCAGGATGAGCACTTCCTCCATTGAAGAGCTGAccagcttgagagagagaggggccaTGGAGGAGGAAGCGGCAATTGATACTTACAATGAACGTGGGAGGAAGCTGCTGTCAGAAGTCGAAGTGTCCAAACGGTTGGAGGAGATGGAGACGGTGCGGGTGGGCTCGGGTTGccgaagggaggaggaagaggcggagGTGTGTGCGGTGTGCATGGAGGGGTTGGAGACGGGGTGCGAGGTCAAGCTATTGGCTTGCTCCCACAAGTACCACAGGGACTGTATTGGGAGTTGGATGGCCTATAAGAACCTTTGTCCTCTCTGTCGCTG tttttttttcctctctttggGCACAAGGCATGAAGGCTTTGATTGA
- the LOC116252965 gene encoding TOM1-like protein 2: MEKLKLGEWGERIKIGGAQMSRKVSGKMKEILQVQTPEGKMVDEATSDRLEEPDWAINLRICSLLSSEEFSGQEVVKAIKKKIACKNQQSQRLSLELLEACAMNCDKVFSEIASEKILDEMVRVIDNPLTHFGTRQRALQLIQAWGESSDLGYLPVFQQTYMSLKARGATFPVHQDVGSAASFPPFMEPLVDQSPTSLPPGYPAAGITQGGGEQIPFVHGNGILSTEQKKEELEIARNSIELLSSMLGSESKEGPIKDNPIVSIVEKCRQSQASLKRIIESTSDDESLLFDALNLHDELQLVLSKYEESQAVKVEAVPVHCSRQSTENSALSTTVEQAEKPEQSEGTLQSNQ, encoded by the exons ATGGAGAAGCTGAAGCTTGGCGAATGGGGGGAGCGCATAAAGATTGGTGGCGCTCAAATGAGCAGGAAGGTGAGCGGGAAGATGAAGGAGATCCTTCAGGTTCAGACTCCGGAAGGGAAGATGGTGGACGAGGCAACATCTGATCGTCTGGAGGAGCCTGACTGGGCTATTAATTTGAGAATTTGCTCGTTGCTCTCGAGCGAGGAATTCAGCGGACAGGAGGTGGTGAAGGCGATCAAGAAGAAGATTGCATGTAAGAACCAACAAAGCCAGAGGTTGAGCTTAGAACTTTTGGAGGCCTGTGCTATGAATTGCGACAAGGTTTTCTCGGAGATCGCGTCCGAGAAGATATTGGACGAGATGGTGAGGGTCATTGATAATCCATTGACGCATTTTGGCACCAGGCAGAGGGCTTTGCAGTTGATTCAGGCATGGGGCGAGTCGTCTGATCTTGGTTATCTGCCGGTGTTCCAGCAGACGTATATG AGTCTCAAAGCAAGAGGGGCAACATTTCCGGTTCATCAAGATGTTGGTTCTGCAGCATCATTTCCACCATTCATGGAACCCCTTGTTGATCAATCTCCAACATCTCTACCCCCAGGATATCCTGCGGCAGGCATCACTCAGGGTGGTGGAGAGCAAATTCCTTTTGTACATGGCAATGGCATTCTTTCAACTgaacaaaagaaggaagaactTGAAATAGCTCGGAATAGCATTGAACTTTTATCTTCCATGTTAGGATCTGAATCAAAAGAAGGACCAATTAAA GACAATCCAATCGTGAGCATAGTGGAGAAATGTCGGCAGTCACAGGCATCATTGAAGAGGATCATCGAGAGCACGAGTGATGATGAAAGCTTGCTCTTTGATGCCTTGAATCTGCATGACGAGCTTCAACTTGTTCTTTCCAAATATGAAGAATCGCAGGCTGTGAAGGTGGAAGCAGTGCCTGTCCATTGTAGTCGCCAGTCAACAGAAAACTCGGCCCTGTCTACCACGGTCGAACAAGCTGAAAAACCTGAGCAGAGTGAGGGAACCCTTCAAAGCAATCAGTAG
- the LOC116253349 gene encoding uncharacterized protein LOC116253349, protein MGRVGLAWKLLLVTVLVAAGVARAAGRGLAVPAMRGPGFLYTMSRGRCTPEYWSSRREAWPKMVPLSSSVSKIFGWQTLERYQSELTLLEATNRNDDNNAFVHLLRESSAALLNSYSRKGFPYPSWKVKSLLLQGLVSERAATEQASRLSAANQDCD, encoded by the exons atggGGAGGGTTGGTTTGGCATGGAAACTCTTGCTGGTGACTGTGCTTGTCGCCGCAGGTGTTGCACGAGCAGCCGGCCGTGGTCTTGCCGTTCCAGCGATGAGGGGCCCCGGCTTTCTGTATACAATGAGCAGGGGTAGATGTACGCCAGA ATACTGGAGCAGCAGGCGAGAGGCGTGGCCGAAGATGGTGCCTCTATCGTCGTCGGTGTCGAAGATTTTCGGATGGCAGACACTGGAGAGGTACCAGTCTGAGCTCACCCTGCTGGAGGCGACTAACCGGAACGACGACAACAACGCGTTCGTGCACCTGCTCAGGGAGTCCTCGGCAGCGCTCCTCAACTCCTACTCCCGGAAGGGCTTTCCCTACCCTTCCTGGAAAGTGAAGTCGCTTCTCCTCCAAGGATTGGTCTCCGAAAGGGCAGCCACGGAGCAGGCTTCTCGCTTGTCTGCGGCCAACCAGGACTGTGATTAG